The genomic segment CTGCTCTCTAGCAGAGAGGCGCAACATTAATTGTTCTGTGATTACTTCCACAAAGTACATACAAACTGAAGGCTTGGCCTTATCCAAGTTGCACTTCCCTAAAGAATTAAAACAAAGTTTTAGTTGATTATTTGATGGAAAATATAAGAATCAGGGTCTAATGTCCTTAAAGGAACATTTTTTAACTGAATCTACACTGTGGTTCTTTTAATTCAAATTGTCATTCCAGATTTCATCTTGTGAAAGTCAAATGTTTGGGCATATTTCAGAAATAGTCCTTTTATAGCAAAATAAACAAAGATCATGAGAATGAATGTCAGTCCTTCCAAATAGTGAAGTAGTGCACTAAAGTACCGGtgaagttaaaaaaatatttatagcaAAGGTAACATTATGTAATACACTGCTTTCTCAAATAGGTTGAACATTGGAAATTACATCACACAAGAGTTAATCCCCTTCCATTAGTAACAGTGCCCATGGGTAGCCTCTCAAATTGAAAGGGCGCATCTCCAATTCCTTGCACTAAATTGCACTCTCTATAAACCACAGTATTCTTTCTGTTTTCTCTTCAAGCAGCAATCTCAAGACTAGTCGTTTAAAAAagatctagtcaatataaattctCCGTTTTCTGTGTTGGGGTGAAATAAAAACATGGCTCAAGCAGAAGAGTGGGATCAGACATATTTAATTGCATGGATTAGGAAATAGTACCCCAGTGAAGTTGCAAAATCAAGTTGATTTGCTTCAGTACCCAAATGGAATTTTCCTAATCTGAGCCCATTTTCACCTTGTCATAATTAATCTGTTTTCTCAGGGATGCAAGATTGACAAGCTTAAAGCTCCTCGCAATAGTAAACATTGTAAGTCAATATATTCAAAGATCACAAAAATAACTTGCAGAAACATCGGATTGagcaaaatattaaaatacacCAATATGAATCTGCAGAATGGGAATTGAAAACACATCATCTAATGATTTTAATCCAAAAAATAATAGGAATAGAAATTCTGGAAAGACCAGCGTTTGTTCAGGGCCTCAACTTTAGTGCAGGATGTGCCAAAATTAGAATTGAGAGGACTGAGGAAAGAAGGCCAGAGAAACCTACCACAGCAGAATTGGTTTTGCAAATGCCAAGTTTGTCTAATGGGAGGGGGAGGTCACAGAGGTTTTTAACAATATCAAGCAAAACAGGAGGGTTGTCCCTAAGACTCTGGAAAAGCAGTACAAAGATATCTTTGATCTTCATCTTTGCTCTCCAGGCAAACTCTTTCTGTgctttattgctttccatggtGCTTATGGATTTCCTCTGTTGTCTCCTCTGGAGAAACACCTGTTCTTTCATCAGCTGGATAACCTCAAAGACATCTCTGCACAGGCTGACAATGAGCGAGAAGAAATAGTATTGGTTGCATCGTTTGTTCCACTTCTCCTTGTCAATATCACTAattcccactgctcccacccAGAGAACATTATCACAAATGTAGTACAGAGCTCGACTGAGAGGAATGATGGTGAGGTACAACCGAAGCACTGGATCAGAAAGATGAACATTCCTTCTAGCCATCTGAACTGCATCCACTGTGTTACCCAACCGGAATACTGAAATAAAACAAATAGTGTTTAACGAACAGACCTTTTCTAGTGGCTAAAATATTTAGATAAAAGGATTCTGGTGAGGCAAAAACAAGACAAATGTAGATGTGCTCTTTGATCTAGCTTTCAGAATGCAAGATTTCTTCCATCTGTAATAGAGCAACCATACCATAACCACCAACAAAGAGGTGCATTTTCCATAAAAGACTCACAACGATCAAAACCTATGGGAAATTTTATGGATTTTGCATTCTATCAATAACCACAATATTTCATTGTTTCTTGCGCTAATAATTTGTATCACAATGAATTTGCCAACAATTTTATAATTGAACTATTTGCAAAATTTTCTTCCTCATAACAGTCACAGATTCCTTCTTGTTACCAAATTCTTTCAACAATGCAGTCTGTTCAAACTGGTATATTTTCAAACCCAGTAATGATGAAGGGCTAAATTATCCCTGTTGACTGAGTATTctttaa from the Narcine bancroftii isolate sNarBan1 chromosome 14, sNarBan1.hap1, whole genome shotgun sequence genome contains:
- the pex11a gene encoding peroxisomal membrane protein 11A, encoding MDSFAKFVSLSQGRDKIFRATQYACMLLNYLIQKNGSNKELAAKLKHLESNLSAGRKLFRLGNTVDAVQMARRNVHLSDPVLRLYLTIIPLSRALYYICDNVLWVGAVGISDIDKEKWNKRCNQYYFFSLIVSLCRDVFEVIQLMKEQVFLQRRQQRKSISTMESNKAQKEFAWRAKMKIKDIFVLLFQSLRDNPPVLLDIVKNLCDLPLPLDKLGICKTNSAVVGFSGLLSSVLSILILAHPALKLRP